GAAGAAATCCTTAAAGTAAAAATAGTAAGACGGGTGTATATTCGTGCTTATAAAAGTGATCACATAAGCCGTATTAGTAAGAAACTAAACGCTGTGTCATCATAAACTGTCATTCAAAGAAATACTCAACGGCTGTGAATCGAGGCACAGCAAGGTCAACCAGGCGACCAAATCAATATACCTCCAAcgatttctttggagaatatcAAAcagtttgtattaaaaaataataaatatgtcaaACACAGCAGACTTATTAAAACGTCAACAGGAGCTGCAAGGAGAAATTACAGCCCTGTACCAAAATGATGCCGATTTAGAGGGCATTGAAGTGAGGGGGAACGAATTCTACAGCAACCATGTGAAATTGACAGGGAAAGTAGCACCGAACCACGACTACTTCGTTAACAATATTTATGGGAATGTACGCCAGATATGCGAAGCCGCACATGAAAGGAAACGAGCACAGgagcaacaaaaaattgaacaagCATCCAAAGAGATGGATACAGGGGCTAGATCGAATAGTCGAACTGACaacaaataaacttaaaaaaaaacgataaaagcGGATTATTTAACAGTAGATGACATGCAATTAGCAAAGAAAACTATAatcaaaatacaacaaaatttggatttttatgatgaaatacggcaattaaaaaataacaaagtgttggatagaaaaaacaaattatcaaCCTTATATCCTTTTGTGGATGAAGATGGCATTTTAAGAGTAGGAGGAAGACTACAAAATTCCCAAATCTGTTATGACACTAAGCATCCAATCATACTGACAAATTGTGAACTAGCGAATTTGATCATCCAAGAAGCACATAAAATAACATTACATGGTGGCATTAATTTAATGCGGACACACATCAGGAAGGAGTACTGGATCATTCGCATTAAAAGTCAACTAAAGCAGTATGTAAGAAAGTGTGTACGATGCATTCGATATAGCCAAGAAGTAATGACACAATTAATGGGAAATTTACCATCATGCCGAGTTATACCCAGCCATCCATTTTATAATACCGGAGTAGATTATGCAGGACCATTTCAAATACGCTGTTCAAAAGGAAGAGGCCAAAAATCATACAAAGGATATATTGCTGTCTTTGTGTGCATGGCGACAAAAGCAATTCATCTAGAAACCGTAAGCGACTTATCAACGGAATCGTTTTTGGCTGCATTGCGGCGTTTCTTTGCAAGAAGAGGAAAAAGTGCCAATATGTATTCAGACAATGGCACAAACTTTGTGGGAGCAGCTAGGTGTTTGGACAAAGACTTGAAACTAGCTATTGCAAACAACAGCATTATTGCCCCAATTATGGAAAAAGAAGGCATCAAGTGGCATTTTATTCCCCCGGCAAGTCCTCACTTTGGAGGAATTTGGGAGGCAGGTGTTAAGTCTATGAAATATCACCTTAAGCGCATCATAGGAGATAATACTCTCACATATGAAGAGTTGACTACGCTGTTAACACAAATTGAAGCAGTTTTAAATTCACGTCCACTTTATACTACTGGAGAAGATTGCGAGGATAACAGCATACTTACACCAGGGCATTTTCTAATTGGAAGATCATTGGTGAGTGCGCCAGAACCGTTTCAAGAAGGAAATTTGACGACATTAGATAGATGGAATCTTCTACAAAAAATGAGATATCAATTTTGGAAGAATTGGAAAGAGGAATATCTACATACTTTACAACAAAGGTACAAGTGGAAACAGCCGATGAGCAATATCAAAGAAGGACAAATTGTGTTGCTAAAAAACGAGACTTCTCATCCAGCTAAATGGCCGATGGGAAAAATTACtgaaatacataaaggatctgaTGGAATGGTGAGAGTAGTAACCATTCAGACACAAGATAGTGATGTGAAAAGGCCTATCAGTAAAATATGTCCACTCTACTCGGAAGAAGAGAGAAAAAATTTCCAACAAGAATACTCAAAAACTTGTAGAAGCAGGAGAATAACTACAACATCGGCAGTAATTTGCATGCTTTTGCTAATGCAAACAGCGATGGCAGCGATGATTGGTGGAGATGTTCGTGTAAAGGAGATACCTAGCAAAAGTGCAATATATCTGGAGGAAATTGGCATGGTTGATATAGAAAGGTCTACGTGGAATTTAGTTGTGTATTACAACATGGAACCTTACTTTCATCAGATGAAAGGAATAGCCGATTATATCACAAAACTGAAAAAACAATGTCATCTTCTCACCAATTTTGAATCAAGCTGTGAAATGATTAATTCAGCACTGGAGAAAAGATTAAATGCGTTGGAAatggataataatttattgctACAACCAAAAAGGACTCGTCGAGCGCCGTTTGAGTTTATAGGAACTATTCATCACATTTTGTTTGGAACGATGGATGCAGATGATCGAAAGGAGTTAGAGCAAGACCTAACTAATTTATTAGACAACGAAAAGAATTTGAAACAATTAATCCAGAAACAGACGTCTGTCATTGATTCATCATTGAATATTATGAAGAAATCGCAAGAAGAAGTACGAGAAACTTTCGTAAAGATGAATGGGCAATTGAATTTATTCTattcagaaataataaaaaatttaaacgccgAGAAAATGGCATTAATTTATCAAATGATGGTAACACAACTCGGTATGACATTAACGGAATGTGAAAATATTCAATCGTCAattatcaatttattaattgaTATTAACCATGGGCATTTAAACCCACAACTTTTACGACCAGCTCAAATGCGTGAAGAAATATCGAAAATCAAAAGCGAACTCCCACCCAAACTGAAACTTATGGGAGCGCAAAAAGATGAAatactaaaaaatgtatacaaccTAATGAGAGGAAAGGGAATTATAATAGACAATAGAGTAGTGATCAAAACAACCATTCCATTATTTGCACATGAGGCGTCAACGTTATACAGGGTTATTCCAATTCCCTTTCAACATGATGAAGAAATGATGGTTCCAATAATAAAAGGAAGCTACTTAATTTACAACTTCGGTTTAGATGCATACATTTTGTTGCAACAAGCAGAATTGAATAGGTGTGATACAAGCTTAGACAACAATTACATATGCAAAGGAAACTGGCCATGGAATCCATCTTCAGACCAGTCATGTGAAATCTCGGTATTACGTGGCATGACAACAAAGAACTGTTTCTTCAAAAAGGGCCATTGGACTAGCTATTGGATAAAACTCCAAACTGGTAATAGTTGgctttacaatatattttcagaTGGAACTATAGACGTAGAATGCAGCAaatcaaaagaatttttcaacatACCAGCGAAGGGCATAATGGAATTAGGAGAAGGATGCACTGGCCGCTACAAGGGAGTTATTCTTGCGGCTCCACAACATTATCACACGCAAAAGTTAATTGAGGCACCTGTAAATCAACCGATGATGGAAGTAAATGAAGTACCCATCCCTCAAGTAATTGTCCAACCAGAGACCTTAAGTACAAGTCTAAAGAACATCAAGGAGTTACAAAACATAGTAAAACAAATCAGGAAAGAAAACATAGAATTAAAGGAAATCAAAATACATCATGTTACTGGACACGTATCATTGGTGCTTTTTATAATCGGCGTACTAGTAGCAATCATCATTTATTATCGACTAAAAACCAGGCAGCGATTACAAGCCGCGGTCACTTTTCCAAGAGTCACTTTTGCCGCCCGGGAGAATGTTCAAAATTGAACATGTGCGTTGGGACCAAAAGGGCCAACTTATACGGCGtgcagcaataaatttaagtttattattttacaatataagataagataagaaatatgaaagaataaATACAGTCCACTATCatatcataaatatgtatgtccaaatatatttacatacatacataaacaaaatcataaataaaacttGTAACCTaagatatatgtgtatttggGCAATTGATTACACAAGTGCACTGTGCACTTAAAAACAATTCCATAACATGTAGCATAAACAATgtgctacatacatacggacatacacacacacacatgtattgagTTGTACTTAAAAACAACCCTATGTGGTGTGCAtgccacatacacatatacatatatatacatttaattagatagtaagatttgtaaatagtatataagccatacatttcataaaataaaattagaatgaatGAGTTCTCAgctcaataaagtatttttctgtcccccaccagcggtaagGCATTTAGAACTTCATTGAGTTTAATAATTGAtcttacaaataaataagaCACGAGGTGAGTCTCTCATTGAGTTTATAGTCAGTAAGAATTTAAGTATAgcaaacgtggggtgcgaacccgCCTTTGTAATTAGTGTtagaagggaggtgcttgacatcactCTCAGTAGCGAGTCTGAGACagggctgatctcacaatggagggtgtcatcggaaccctccatgtcggatcaccgtatcataagattcgcACTGGGGATGGAGGTCAAACTACTCCCTCCCAAGCGTATCCCTAGAAACACGGACTGGGCCGCTTTTACGGACTCGCTTTtaaca
This genomic interval from Bactrocera oleae isolate idBacOlea1 chromosome X, idBacOlea1, whole genome shotgun sequence contains the following:
- the LOC138857974 gene encoding uncharacterized protein, which codes for MQLAKKTIIKIQQNLDFYDEIRQLKNNKVLDRKNKLSTLYPFVDEDGILRVGGRLQNSQICYDTKHPIILTNCELANLIIQEAHKITLHGGINLMRTHIRKEYWIIRIKSQLKQYVRKCVRCIRYSQEVMTQLMGNLPSCRVIPSHPFYNTGVDYAGPFQIRCSKGRGQKSYKGYIAVFVCMATKAIHLETVSDLSTESFLAALRRFFARRGKSANMYSDNGTNFVGAARCLDKDLKLAIANNSIIAPIMEKEGIKWHFIPPASPHFGGIWEAGVKSMKYHLKRIIGDNTLTYEELTTLLTQIEAVLNSRPLYTTGEDCEDNSILTPGHFLIGRSLVSAPEPFQEGNLTTLDRWNLLQKMRYQFWKNWKEEYLHTLQQRYKWKQPMSNIKEGQIVLLKNETSHPAKWPMGKITEIHKGSDGMVRVVTIQTQDSDVKRPISKICPLYSEEERKNFQQEYSKTCRSRRITTTSAVICMLLLMQTAMAAMIGGDVRVKEIPSKSAIYLEEIGMVDIERSTWNLVVYYNMEPYFHQMKGIADYITKLKKQCHLLTNFESSCEMINSALEKRLNALEMDNNLLLQPKRTRRAPFEFIGTIHHILFGTMDADDRKELEQDLTNLLDNEKNLKQLIQKQTSVIDSSLNIMKKSQEEVRETFVKMNGQLNLFYSEIIKNLNAEKMALIYQMMVTQLGMTLTECENIQSSIINLLIDINHGHLNPQLLRPAQMREEISKIKSELPPKLKLMGAQKDEILKNVYNLMRGKGIIIDNRVVIKTTIPLFAHEASTLYRVIPIPFQHDEEMMVPIIKGSYLIYNFGLDAYILLQQAELNRCDTSLDNNYICKGNWPWNPSSDQSCEISVLRGMTTKNCFFKKGHWTSYWIKLQTGNSWLYNIFSDGTIDVECSKSKEFFNIPAKGIMELGEGCTGRYKGVILAAPQHYHTQKLIEAPVNQPMMEVNEVPIPQVIVQPETLSTSLKNIKELQNIVKQIRKENIELKEIKIHHVTGHVSLVLFIIGVLVAIIIYYRLKTRQRLQAAVTFPRVTFAARENVQN